Part of the Methanothermobacter sp. genome, ATTTCTTCCTCTCCGAACTCCTCGGTACGTATCTTAACCTTCCTGAAATATTTTTTAATCTTGAGGGCAAGGTCCCTGAGCATGCGTGGTGATGGGGGCTCAAGGTCCTTCAGTTTTTCATCCAGGACCACCCTGTTTCTGAACTGCTGGATAACGTAGATGTCACAGTCTATGGACTCTGCGATAATCTTAAGGTCCTCCTCGTCCATGAGGTCCGGCACAAAGGTTGTCCGGCACTCAACCGTAACATCTGAGCCTCTAAGAAGACTGAGGCTCTCCCTCACACCATCACATCTGACGCCGGCAAGTTCCCTGTAACGGTGGAAGGGGGCCTTCACATCCACTGCAACATAATCAAGTAGGGGCAGCAACCTCCGGAGGGCCCCAGGGGAGTAACCATTGGTGTCAAGTTTTGTATGGAGCCCCAGGGAACGTGCGTGCCTTAGTACTACCTCAACATCATCCACCTGGAGGAGGGGCTCACCACCACTCACCACGACGGCATCAACAAAGTCGGCGTATTTTTCCATATCCTCCAGGATATCTGAGAGATCAGCCTCCACACCACCGTCTATGAGTTCAGGGTTATGGCAGTAGGGGCACCTGAAGTTACACCCTGCTGTGAATATCACAAGGGAGAGTTTACCTGGATATTCAAGGGTTGAAACTGCCATTGAACCTATTTTCATTTAAATCACGGAATGATCTCGGCGAGAACCTCAAGGAACCGTTTATCCTCCTCAAGGGTTCCAACACTCACCCTTATCCAGTACTCATCGAGACCTGAAAATGAGGTACAGTCCCTCACGATGATCCCCCTCCTGAGGAGCTCCTCTGCAAGTTCAGCGGCGGTTTTACCGGTACCCCTCACATCAAGTAGGATGTAGTTTGCATATGATTCAAATACCCTGAGGCTTTCAAAATTCTTAAGTTCCCCATAAAGGTATTCCCTGCTCCTTATGGAGTACTCTGCAGATTTTTCTATGTAATCCCTGTCATGGAGGGTTGCAAGGGCCGCTGCATGGGATAGCCTTGTGAGACTGAATACAGGTTTAACCCGGTGCATGTATTCTATAACACCGGGACTTCCAAGACCGTAGCCTATCCTCATGCCTGCAAGACCCATTACCTTGGAGAAGGTCCTCATTATAAAGATGTTCTCATGGTCAGATATGAGGTCCACGTTGCTGACACCTGCAAATTCAAAGTAGGCTTCGTCAACAACCACAAGGGCGTCTGTGGACTCTGCAACAGCCTTTATATCCTTCTTATCTATAAGACCCCCTGTGGGGTTGTTGGGTGTGCAGAGAAAGACCAGGCGGGCTGATTCATCAATGGCATCAAGGACCGATTCAAGGTCAAGGCGGTTCTCCTCAACATCCCACCGTGCATGAACAGGCCTTGCATCATGTGCCTGGAGGGTGTATTCATAGTACATGTATGATGGCATCGGCACAACGAAGGCGTCTCCCGGGTCAATGAATGTTCTACCCAGGACATCGATGATCTCATCTGCACCATCACCACCCACTATGACCTGATCCCCATCGACGCCCGCATAATCTGCTATGGCCTCATAAAGATCTTCAAGGTTTGATTCAGGGTACCTGTGGGCGGATTCGAGTTCCCCCGCCATAGCCTTAACCGCGGCTGGTGATGGACCCAGGGGGTTCTCATTGGACCCCAGCTTGATTATATC contains:
- a CDS encoding anaerobic ribonucleoside-triphosphate reductase activating protein; translated protein: MKIGSMAVSTLEYPGKLSLVIFTAGCNFRCPYCHNPELIDGGVEADLSDILEDMEKYADFVDAVVVSGGEPLLQVDDVEVVLRHARSLGLHTKLDTNGYSPGALRRLLPLLDYVAVDVKAPFHRYRELAGVRCDGVRESLSLLRGSDVTVECRTTFVPDLMDEEDLKIIAESIDCDIYVIQQFRNRVVLDEKLKDLEPPSPRMLRDLALKIKKYFRKVKIRTEEFGEEEIQ
- the hisC gene encoding histidinol-phosphate transaminase → MFRVRPVIHKMEPYVPGRSIKEIAENYGLKESDIIKLGSNENPLGPSPAAVKAMAGELESAHRYPESNLEDLYEAIADYAGVDGDQVIVGGDGADEIIDVLGRTFIDPGDAFVVPMPSYMYYEYTLQAHDARPVHARWDVEENRLDLESVLDAIDESARLVFLCTPNNPTGGLIDKKDIKAVAESTDALVVVDEAYFEFAGVSNVDLISDHENIFIMRTFSKVMGLAGMRIGYGLGSPGVIEYMHRVKPVFSLTRLSHAAALATLHDRDYIEKSAEYSIRSREYLYGELKNFESLRVFESYANYILLDVRGTGKTAAELAEELLRRGIIVRDCTSFSGLDEYWIRVSVGTLEEDKRFLEVLAEIIP